The Pocillopora verrucosa isolate sample1 chromosome 2, ASM3666991v2, whole genome shotgun sequence genome has a segment encoding these proteins:
- the LOC131790616 gene encoding syntaxin-12-like isoform X1 has protein sequence MKEVYSATMSRGEFGSPSYGTLSSGVRVNFDRPSSRYSEGDLGENFQILSDNVSSNIFQINNNTAALERIFKQLTAGKDGQEEKLHRIQKATNDLAGKTTAMLKQMSSYCVGNSPTVRQQRLQHERLKGDFRDSVSRYYSVQNKVVEKEKLLVGSTGLSQRQDSRRYGDDEFGNEKSGLMEDDRRRQEQEQLDMQIDIDQSLIRDREDRIRQIEGDILDINEIFRDLATMVYEQGDLVDSIEANVEQAQNYVEGANVQLSKASVYQKSARKKMCILLVIIAIVGGVIGIIIWQTN, from the exons ATGAAAGAAG TTTATTCTGCAACCATGTCTCGTGGTGAATTTGGTAGTCCCTCATATGGTACCCTTTCTTCAGGTGTTAGAGTGAATTTTGACAGGCCATCATCCAGATACTCAGAAG GTGATTTAGGTGAAAATTTTCAGATTCTCAGTGACAATGTTAGTAGCAACATCTTCCAAATTAACAACAACA CTGCTGCATTGGAGCGCATCTTTAAACAGTTAACAGCAGGAAAAGATGGTCAAGAGGAAAAACT TCATAGAATACAGAAAGCTACAAATGACCTTGCTGGTAAAACAACTGCCATGTTGAAACAGATGAGTTCTTATTGCGTTGGAAATAGTCCTACAGTG AGGCAACAGCGATTACAACATGAAAGATTAAAGGGAGATTTCAGAGATTCAGTTTCACGTTACTACTCTGTTCAAAAT AAAGTGGTTGAAAAGGAGAAGCTTCTGGTGGGCTCAACAGGACTTTCACAG AGGCAAGATAGTAGAAGATATGGAGATGATGAGTTTGGAAATGAGAAAAGTGGCTTAATGGAGGATGATCGTAGGAG GCAAGAGCAAGAGCAGTTGGACATGCAGATTGACATTGATCAATCACTGATAAGAGACAGAGAGGACAGAATCCGACAGATAGAA GGAGATATTCTAGACATCAATGAAATATTCCGAGACTTAGCAACTATGGTTTATGAACAAGGAGATCTTGTTG ATTCAATAGAAGCAAATGTTGAACAAGCACAAAATTATGTGGAGGGAGCTAATGTCCAACTCAGTAAGGCCAGTGTATACCAG aaATCAGCCCGTAAGAAGATGTGCATTTTACTTGTTATTATTGCGATCGTTGGTGGAGTTATTGGCATAATTATTTGGCAAACAAATTAA
- the LOC131790616 gene encoding syntaxin-12-like isoform X2 produces the protein MSRGEFGSPSYGTLSSGVRVNFDRPSSRYSEGDLGENFQILSDNVSSNIFQINNNTAALERIFKQLTAGKDGQEEKLHRIQKATNDLAGKTTAMLKQMSSYCVGNSPTVRQQRLQHERLKGDFRDSVSRYYSVQNKVVEKEKLLVGSTGLSQRQDSRRYGDDEFGNEKSGLMEDDRRRQEQEQLDMQIDIDQSLIRDREDRIRQIEGDILDINEIFRDLATMVYEQGDLVDSIEANVEQAQNYVEGANVQLSKASVYQKSARKKMCILLVIIAIVGGVIGIIIWQTN, from the exons ATGTCTCGTGGTGAATTTGGTAGTCCCTCATATGGTACCCTTTCTTCAGGTGTTAGAGTGAATTTTGACAGGCCATCATCCAGATACTCAGAAG GTGATTTAGGTGAAAATTTTCAGATTCTCAGTGACAATGTTAGTAGCAACATCTTCCAAATTAACAACAACA CTGCTGCATTGGAGCGCATCTTTAAACAGTTAACAGCAGGAAAAGATGGTCAAGAGGAAAAACT TCATAGAATACAGAAAGCTACAAATGACCTTGCTGGTAAAACAACTGCCATGTTGAAACAGATGAGTTCTTATTGCGTTGGAAATAGTCCTACAGTG AGGCAACAGCGATTACAACATGAAAGATTAAAGGGAGATTTCAGAGATTCAGTTTCACGTTACTACTCTGTTCAAAAT AAAGTGGTTGAAAAGGAGAAGCTTCTGGTGGGCTCAACAGGACTTTCACAG AGGCAAGATAGTAGAAGATATGGAGATGATGAGTTTGGAAATGAGAAAAGTGGCTTAATGGAGGATGATCGTAGGAG GCAAGAGCAAGAGCAGTTGGACATGCAGATTGACATTGATCAATCACTGATAAGAGACAGAGAGGACAGAATCCGACAGATAGAA GGAGATATTCTAGACATCAATGAAATATTCCGAGACTTAGCAACTATGGTTTATGAACAAGGAGATCTTGTTG ATTCAATAGAAGCAAATGTTGAACAAGCACAAAATTATGTGGAGGGAGCTAATGTCCAACTCAGTAAGGCCAGTGTATACCAG aaATCAGCCCGTAAGAAGATGTGCATTTTACTTGTTATTATTGCGATCGTTGGTGGAGTTATTGGCATAATTATTTGGCAAACAAATTAA